ATCAATACATACATGATTGATGATGGTAAAAGAGGTAAACAAGTTTATGGAAGCTTTGGTTGTTTTCATAAAAGTGCGTTTTTTGTGCAAGTTTGACATACTCAAGGAAGGGATTCTTttcggatcccttccacctaatcCACAAAGTTTGGGGATctagaccattgaaatttgattcaatggttaaagttattataacttttaaagtgggtcACTGTTTGCAGCCGTtgtatcaaattttaatgaccTGGATCCCTGAACTTGGTGGATTAAGAGAAGGGATCATAAGAGGATCCCTTCCCATACTCGAGCACTCATTCCAAATCACCAGTCAACCCCAACACTACATTGACGTGTTGAGTTAATCTTGTCCCAATTTGGTTTTgagaattattattagcactccaaaaatctcatttgacacttcaaattttctataattagaaagaaaaatacacgtgcgaggagtgtagaataagatttttggagtggtATTTGGTTTTTTATATTCTTTTATTTGGCTCCAATCTTCTTTTATTTAGGCTTTCACAATTCACACGCGGTTACTTTCAGTtatcaaattgaataaataaaataaaaataatatatttgaTTAAACATGAACGtgtaaaataaagaaaagagcaTGTTTattgtctttctttttttattcatgTACGAAGCATTTATCTTTTTGCAGTTGTTCTTTATACTATTAAAATACAGCCCATATTTGGTTTTCGTAAATTGGTTTCTTCCAATTTGGAGAAGGTAGTTTTGATTGATTGCAAAACTACATTTTGGGTTGAAACTGTAATTAGGTGTGATCACTgtataatttattcatattgtaaTATCTTAGAGCATTTTAATGATCAATCACTTAATTGCAAGATTAATAAAAGGTCTGCAAATAATGCAGATCTTAATTATCACCAAAAGCGAgcttgaaccacattattactagcttatTGCGAGGCCAAGCCCATCCCCTCACCATTAgtttagataatatcgtttgttaaaataaaaaatgttagtcaaacaTCACATTGAATGTAGTATGCATAAACAAAACTCCAGCTTATCCTGAACAGTGTTTCCTTTCCAAGTAGCAAAATCCATAGGCAAATCTGCATACGGTGAAAAGCAAATAAATACATAGggaaatttatcttttaatctATAGCACTATCAAACACAGAGAACTTTACATAGGCCAAACCAAAAGGGCTTCATCACGAAGACAAATTACTTGTTTCCAATATGCCATTAACTGGCTAGCTTAAACGCATCGATGAACAGACCATAAGTGAATCCCATTTTGAAATTGTTGAGAAGAGCGATGGGGAATGTTACTTTTGGTCGGCTGTAATAAAATTTTGTCACATACTCTGTCAAGAGAACACACACGACTGCAGCAATAACATCGTTGACTCCTAAAGCTCCAAATGACAAAGATATCGTTTGTGCCACATAAAAGCCACCCAACAAAGAGATTCCACCAAAGAGAGCCCTGCGTGATGGACTTCTAAAATAGTTCCTCGAGAGTTCTGGCACAGTTCTGATGATATCAACTAGTCTTCGAGACCCTCCACCCTCTTGAACAGCTCGGACACGAAAAAACCCAGGTGAGGATCTCAAAGTAGAGACTCTGTATTTCCCGGTAGAAACTCTGGTTTGAGGGCTCAATCCAAATTTGTAAAGGCCTGTAGAGGCCAAACTCAAAGACTGTGACATTTGCCTATTCAAAATCAACTATCAAAACCAACCAGAATACTCGCCCGTCCTGGAAAAATGAAATGGAAGCAACAATTAACAAGGAAAGCAGGCAGAAACATAAGCAAGTCATgaaagaagaaacgaaaaacaAATTCAGAGCAGAGCACAAAAAGAGAATATCTGTTAGTTGTTAGCGACAGTACAAGGACTCCAGTGTGACTATCCCACCTCATTTGTTTTTTCAACATTTTTCACAAACAAAAAATTCCTTACGACCAATTAGTAAGTATTATAATGTTTGTATGACATTAGCTTCTCTTACTCACTCAAAATTATTGAATGTTGTCATGTACATTATACTGATGTTATGGGAACATGATTGCAGAGAGTCCAACTCCAACTCCAACTCCACTTGTTCGTATATGCCATGGCCTCATGCATTCTTCGAACCACCCTATAAATGACATGACAACTTTTCTACAAAACATCAGGACAATCGGTAAGGTCTGTAGGTTCACCGTAAGAACATGGTTCTCAACAATGTCTCCACCTGGTGGATTGTTCGTAGCTTCATATACTCTAATAAACCAAAGAAAATGTGTTCTCAAACTCAAATTACCTAATTCCATCTACAACTGCAAGAGAACGAAAGTGGGGTAAAGAACCCTGATACATTGACAGGACCTCATGTTCATATCCCCAACTAACATATGAAATAGAGAAGTTGGCCTCCCACTATCATTCTGAAAACTAATGTTTCCGACAACATACAAACCCTTTCATCTCAGAAGCAAGAGATGATAAATAAACAGGTTATTGCTATATGCATAACCGTTATACGGTATACTGCAGCGTTATCTGTGTAACCGAACTCAACCCATCAACCTCCTTGTACACTTGGAAAACctgaaaaacataaatagaCGCTAGAACAACATTGTGACAGAGTGAATGCAGAAATGGATAATTGTTTGAgatgttttattttaaataaatgaaaaaccaATTAAAACTCAACAATAAACAAAGCTGTTAAAACATTAGGAATAATGGaattaaaacatgcattaatCGATTAGTTCCCTGCTTTATTTAAATAGGAAATCCATATACAATTAGGAAGGAATGAAAGCAGGGAATACATACCCAAACCAACAGTCGCCTTCGAACTCCTGTTAAATCTCAGATTTATCAGCGGAGTAAACCAAACGCAAAATCCGCTCTTAGCCGACAAAGCCTCGACAAACTGCCACAACTCAGCATACAATCAAACTGTTAGGGTTTCGTTCAAATCAATGCAAATTCGAAATAACAACTCTCATATAAGGGTTGCTGAACTTACCTgagttaaataaataaaaattacgaTGATCTGAACAAAGATCGCACCCAGACCGCACCAAAAATTGGTCGGAAAGCCGATGACAATTGGGGAGAAACGATTTACAGAGATGCAAAACTTGTCTCAAAACAGAGAACCCAAACAAactccccaaaaaaaaaaaaataacacgaCAATCTTTGCGATGAATATTTTGCAAGACGCAAAACACAGGATTTCAGACGAAATGAAGGCGACACCAAGATCGATAGAAGCAGAGATTGCCGACACACAAAAGGCAAAGCAAATGGTAAACCAACGAAAACCTATTCGACGCATAAACTGAACGATGACAGACGCGTGGCCATGAGGGCCAAAACGGACTTTTCACTGCACAAAATAGCAAAAGACAACCGCAAGCAAAGAAGAATCCGAGGGCAGTTTCGCCCTTTCACTGCTGTGAACAGTGCCGGGGAAACTGGATTttagtatatatgatatatatatatgtatatatatatattggtaggTATGACATACCGCCGGCATACAAAATCAATTACCAAAGTCATGTCATTAATTGTTAGTTCAGTAAAATGTCAACCGATTATGAAAAATGCCCAAACTATATCATACCATTATGAGCCGACCGGTATGATTCGGTCGGTAAATCGGTTTATGGCAAAATTTCCCACCCCTATGTAAAAGCGAGCGTCGCTTAgcacccaaaaaagaaaaaagaaaatgaaagagaataaaggaagttttaacgaaaagggtCTAAcactattcattcttaatcaaaaTAACATTTTGTATATGAAAAGTCTATAATGAATCaaactcttttctttatttactcttatgccattatTTCATTATTGTAGCGGGTCTACAATACACTATTTTGCATGATGTTATTCAACTTATGCTAATTTGCTGTCAGCTCTTCATGTttccatcatgttgtcgatgttatGCAGCCCTTCTTCTGTCAAATTGTACAAGTATTGTTCATCGCCTTCTACTAGTTatgcatctctttctctatcttctttaCTTTGTGGTACATTTCTGtcgtttcttctttgaaattttgagacTTCCAATAGGGCTGATGAATGATCCTTATCTTACTGTAAATATACATTTTgttcttcttctgctactaatatcatatcatacctaaaattttcaaactcatctaaagctAACATTTGGATTCATCAgaattttagaatatttttgtaTGAATGAGTCCACCTATGTGAGGAGTAGGGGATAGTCTAAAGGACTCTTCATTAATCATGGCTATATGCCtagctttctccttatgcatatgtacataccaatctggaggactactaataaaacttatACAAATTTCTTTCCACATTTCCAAATAATCTTCTGTtacttttataagtttttcTGGAAATGATTCTAGTTGGAAAATATGGTTAATATACTCttttggccttgaaattcaAACATCTTTAAGTTCTTATAGTACCTGCAAAATTGACCCTTGCAAAGATTTAAAAAAGCCAAATAATGGATTTAAAACTTCAAACATTAGCAACGATCATTGTTTAGAAAAATGCTCACATAATATGTGTTCCGCTAGtcttccatggtgttttcttttccatttgttCGATTACTCTTCTTATGATTTTGTGATTCTATTATGAGCTTTcgttctctttctccctctcgtCTCTTTCTCTCTTAAATAACCACATTAGAACCAATAGCATCAACTAAACCACGTGTAGGTGCATCCTCACCAATCCAAACACTCCCTTTGCAACCTCCTCCATTTTATCTACCTGACAACACAGGAAAAGAGGGACACTTGAATGTTTCAAATTAACAGAACGAAAAGTATGTGAaaccaaaacaaagaaagaattgACGCGCATATATACGTTCATCGATCTGGAAAAAGTTGCCTTGCCAAAACTGGAAGAATTTCATAGCAGTTCTTTCTATCTGAAAGAATTTCAAACGCCCAAAATTAGATTTTACATTTtactataaaataaaaacctaaaaattatcaaattatagaaaactaaaccaaatttaaagaaaatgcGTGGGAGAGAGACTTACCGATTTGTGTACATTCTTAGCATGCAAATGGGTGAGAACTGAAACCTGTAGAGAAATAGTagggaaagaagaagagatAATATGGAGTGGTAAGCTGCaatcagaaaacaaaaagaatagaGTTGTACTGGAATTGTGGGAGGTTACAGAGTCTCTGGAATGATCGATTGTACAGAGAGGTTTGTGTGAGGAAGAAGTTTGATCAGAAAATTGGGGAATAGAAGATAGACGTGGTGGGTTGGTCTCTGTTGGCAATTATCTCATTTTTCTTGTAATCTTTTAATTTTGAACCGGAACAGATGATGAAaggttgtgagagtttaaaaacTGAATGGGAACTGCTATGcagtttaaaattaaacatgcaGAACATGGTGATTCTTCCTCCCacgttattatttttttctttttctttttttgtttaatttttttttatcttttttcctttgattatcttatatgtttttgtaccaaaatgtcCTTGCAGATTATATCCCTTTTGATATTGTTAGttgtaactttttttgtttgtgggtctttttagttcaaatttttttggtgaagcatTGAGACACCAAACTCTCATTCTGACTTTCTAATATTAAAGATGTTAGttgtaactttttttgtttgggGGGCTTTTTAGTCCAAAATTTTTTGGTGAAGCCTTGAGACACCAAACTCTCATTCTGACTTTCTAATATTAAAGATTAAAGATAATatcattttgttaaaaaaaaacatagtttAGTGTTATAAAATAAGTGAGCTAGAATTTTCTTAGTTCAAATGCTCTCATAGGCGCATAAAATAATTTGAATAAATTcttaatttatttgatacaCATATACAAGTAAAATccatttcattttttatatattcaACCATGACATTTTTCAAACCCTTCTCTATACTCACAAGCATACACATACACTCCAATCCATCCCTTTAAAGGTTTTCAAAACTCTTCCCATGCCATCAAGGTAGATTACTTAGTTTCTTTATTGAATTACGAATCTATCTTTTTCTTAATTAAATCAATAATGTAGGTATCCACGGTGTTGAATTATGAATCAAAAGTTTTAAAATCCTTATCTTGATATTCCATTATTTCTCAAATCCTTCTCCAAATACACAACTATATATCCAACTCCAtccccaaaaattaaaaagcctACATGGCGTACATGGCAAGTAATTAAGTTAAATAAGTCCTTCTTGTGAATATGGGTTTACCAACTCGCAACCAAGCTCGGTTAGGCTAGTAGAATTGAGGTGGTAATGGTGTCGAATATGCTCTAGGGAAGGAACACATCTCATCCTTTGGTTCTAGAACTTGAAGATGAGGTTACTTGATCACTACGAAGTTCAATAATTGGTTCGTTTTTCGTTGTGCTGAACGACTAGTAACTGGGGACCTTACTTTGCAgaagctgatgagatgacctcttgAGACTACAGTGACACACtccgacccagaatgtccactaggactccgaatcgagctatgctggtcgacacctggaaggtgacgaagccataaagtgtgatgatgtggaaatattgtgaataaatttaaacctaagagtgcattggtgagtgggaatgaacccacttcacatgtgaggttagagcataagcaagtacagaagagtgaattaagaattgTACCCTCgaataatctccaatactaagaatcgccacgatTCCTCgatgataagaaagctcagctaagaagacctggagggtgaagacaagacaaaggtgagtggctcaataaataaaattttaatagaaatcatataaatttctataacccctcgctacaacacctgtataatttctagacttagaatataaaaatatacatctacatatatatatatatatatatatatatatatatatatatatatatatatatcaattcaagtcatgcttcacatatttataatcataTGCTAACTTGTCGCATATTCATCATGTCTGCTAGCTCATCACGTATTcaccacatatgctagctcatcacatatattcattatatatatgctagcatttcatcacatatcccattataaatatatgctagcaatTCATCTCATATCCcatcataaatatatactagcatttcatcacatatctcatcataaatatatatgctagcatctcatcatatatcatcacatatatgctagcatctaagtcggagtcacttctagtgacctatacgacatattgatatctcatcacatatctcatcaatcatggctagcatataagtcggagtcacctctagtgacctatacgacatattcatatctcatcacatagcTCATAAGTTCAACTAATGTCGTATacttacttgaacttacctaaacttacctgaaacAATGTCATGCTCAAAATCAGGAGCGTAATCACAGTTACACACAACCCTAACAAGGGTAAGTGTCTATCAATTATGCACTGTGTATAAAATCTCATTATATTAACTTCAATGGTGTCGTAACTAAGCCAAAATTGTAACCATAATTACAAACAACTAAAATAGAGATAATGGTATGTGATAACCATACTACTTGTGGAACGAATAACATACAACACGTCCCTTAGGTTCTAAATAGCTCATTTTAGACTAATCCCCAGTCTCAGGGTGGTAATGTGACACTAGACAAAATCTAGTACTCATAACCCTTGGAAAGATTTTTCCAAAACTTGGGAGTGAAACATTCAACACGATGAAATATAAATACATCCAAATAGTAATCCAATCTGATTTCTGTTTACCTGAACTAGTATAGAAATCCAAAAGTAACTCTCTCATAATGCCATCATCATTTGAAAGCAAACAAGGAAGAAAATGTGGTTGTCCATACAATTTGGACTTCATTTCCTCAAACACCATTTCTACTTTAACCAAAGGCGAGGCACGCCTAGACTGAGAATTCTCTTCAAACACATCACGTGAAGTCTCAAATTATTTCCACTTAGGTAAAGCTACCACCAATTGAGCAACACGTAAGTCTAGCATTGGTTCAACATCATGATTATTGATTTTCACATTCTCAACACGTACAAAATATTTCGTACTGAAAGTCATATAATAGTACTTCCCAACTCCATTCATATAACAAAATGATTATAAACATTCAACCCATTTCTCGATAGGTTGAAGGTAATTCCATATCAACACTCGTATTTTTCCAACTGAAATAGAATAGGATAAACTGAAAGTCTTCGAGAGTAAATAAGTTCTTTTCAAGAAATAAGTATATTTAAGAAGTTCTAAGGTTAATAAAGAATTTAGACATGTTCTCCATAGAGAAATGTCATTTGATTTTCAAGCAAAGATGATAATCGTTAACTTTAAATCATAGATAAAATAGTTCATTCCAAATGGTTCTATACATTGGTACCGACTATTGTGAATTCGACAAGCTTCACAAAAGAACTCTGAGTTTCAAAAGGTTGTTACATAGACCACCAGTTTGAAATAGGATTTGAGCAAAAATGCAAGAAACTAATGTAGTACGAAAATGGAATGGTGGTATTCTCCCGGATACTGCCAAggaattaaaactattttttatttctattctCAACAGGTTTAATAATGATGGTTAACCATAATGATGAGATTGACCCGTAAATTCCTGGCAATACACCAATAGTGATACATTAGTCCCCCGTTAGGGCCATCAACTAGTCTCAATTCCACACATTTCCTTGGCATAAAAGTTCTTTGCTTACAATCTAGAGACACTCGCCAAAATAATTTTCTAAAGATCGACGAGTCATCAAATctatccaaaacttaggaatgactaacatatatatatatatatatatatatatatattttccatATTCGACGAGGTGGTAAGATTCAAACATTAGACTCGAGAACCAAGAATGCTCACATCATGTGTGTGATGAACGCAATACTGCCCAACTTATGGTTTGACACCAAACTAACACACCTCGACTcgaaatgtccactaggacttcgaatcgagttgtgctggtcgacacctgaaaggtgacgaagccataaagtgtgatgatgtggaaatattgtgaataaatttaaacctaagagtgcctaaataccagagtgtaCTGGTGAGCGgaaatgaacccacttcacacgtgacgttagagcataagcaagtacagaagagtgaattaagaatcgtaccctcgaataatctccaatactaagaatcgccacgatTCCTCGACGATAAGAAAACTCAGCTAAGAAgacctggagggtgaagacaagacaaatGTGAGTGGCCcagtaaataaaattttaatataaaccatataaatttctataacccctcgctacaacacctgtataatttccagacttagaatataaaaatatacatctacatatatatatatatatatatatatataaattcaaGTCATGCTTTACATATTTATAATCATATGATAACTTATCGCATATTCATCATGTCTGCTAGCTTATCACGTATTCACCACATATGCTAACTCATCACatatattcattatatatatgctagcatttcatcacatatcccattataaatatatgctagcaatTCATCTCATATCccatcataaatatatatgttgatgcacaaaaccagagggtcttggaacaacataaatccgaccgtgaatctgcaaggaagtaaataacacaagatgtagcgtggttcaccccaatgtttgggctacgtccacattgatattgtatttctctgactgtatgtatggattacaagggtgagggggagtccccccaGAGAAAGAAAATGTTGTTGTAtttgtgagggtattgccctctgttgGGTTCCCCGAGTCCGATTTGTGAGGGGGGATGAgtctctttttatagaataaggggcttctccttttacataatcatatgggctgggtaatgaggcctaatgtatcaaagtctgaggcccaatatgtgtggtaccaacagtagtcccccaagtcttcagtcaatagagttttttggctggagacttcaaatccaatccatgtacgggccgaaatggctagatgtcttgaaccagtactcaacccaaggcaatgctcaacataaagcaatactcggctagaggtatcacacgttATGAGGCTCCTCAGCTGGAGGCAATactcgttgcgaggctgctaggttagaggctatgctcgcgACGAGGCATTTGCTTGGCTGGAGGCtatgctcgttgcgaggctgctcggctagaaGCTATGCTTGCTGCAAGGCGGCTCGGCTCgtggtattcctcattgcaagtatctactttatgtggacatgcactcagtatgagttgattctTGACATCACTCGGGTCCGCTTGTCGAGTTCGCATATTGGGTCTATGCGTCGGATCCGCGGATTGGGTCCGCAAATCGGGTCTTTGAGTCGGGGCTATACGTAAGGTCATCGAGTTGGGGCTATCTGTAGGGTCATCGAGTTGGGTTCGGGCACATAGGTGTCCCAATAAGCGAATGTCCGAGCAAGTGGGTGTTCGGTTAGACAAGAGATTACCATGAGCACGTGGCTCATCAGTCTATAAGTTGGTAGACTtctttaatcagcaacaatgttgatcagtggatctagttgctcaataattcctgataataaatgacagtataagtacgaccgtataatgaataaatcaaattgacaaagtttgtcaaggcaaaaTATTGTGTTGTGTGCTTTctatgaataaatgatttattcagttgtttggtaaatcacatgttgtataaATTAATAATGTGATAGTAATCATGTGATATcagaaataataattatattatttaatcataagtcatcatgacataaaaataataaaattattattttataattagtcatcatgacacaaataaaataataagatattaaATAAACAATACGTATCTTCGTATATCTATGAATAATGAAACCATTCAAAATAATAAGGAGGATCTTGGATCCACTTGTCTAATTAATGATCACaattaataaacaaaagaaTGTGTTAAATTGTTAATCATGTGGTAGGCAGCTTTGCAAGCAACGCCTTAGTCATGAAAGGCTGCTACTGGTAGGGGTCCCCTAATACAACTTGTGCAAGCCAACTATAAatccattctctctctcactcggtTCTAGCAAATGTCACGTGAAATTTACTGACTTTTGTAACTTTCCTTTTTTATTgtgtttaaaataataaaattattataataaaacTTATATTTTTAGACGGAGTGGGCAACATTTATAGAATAATTGAGGTAAACAACAGTACAGTAAAGCTGGCAccatttataaaataattaagaaataacataaagaAATATAAAGTTTCTGACAACCACTTATCTTCTTCATGGGTGTGGAAATGAGTTCAACTGGAGGAGAGAATGACAGTTCGAGCATCCATGACAGCGATTTGGAGTTTTTGACGTCTAGTCCGAGTGGAAGCAGTTTGGATTATAATGATTCGATGAAGAATCTTAATGAGGGCAGTGGAATCAATTGTTCGGGAAATATCAGCAAGGAGGATGCTGATGATGGGATAAGGCCGCAACTCAATATGGTTGTTTGGGTAATTATCAATAAAATATCAGGATAATCCCAACTATttgaaagataattattatggttatgacaacaataataatataaaataattgaaaatcagTTTAATCTTTTACTGGTGCGACCGTCTATAACGTTGTTCACTCAACGATGCCGATTGCACatactaataaaataatattggaTCCAAACAGAATGTGATCTCTTATGGATTAAATTTGTTGAGAACTAAAAATAAGAGAAACAAGTTTTAGACAAGATAaagcattttttgttttttagttttttagagATGTGAGAAAAAAAGATGCAACTTATCATGGAATAATAAGA
This genomic interval from Malus domestica chromosome 05, GDT2T_hap1 contains the following:
- the LOC103409359 gene encoding uncharacterized protein codes for the protein MSQSLSLASTGLYKFGLSPQTRVSTGKYRVSTLRSSPGFFRVRAVQEGGGSRRLVDIIRTVPELSRNYFRSPSRRALFGGISLLGGFYVAQTISLSFGALGVNDVIAAVVCVLLTEYVTKFYYSRPKVTFPIALLNNFKMGFTYGLFIDAFKLAS